A part of Phoenix dactylifera cultivar Barhee BC4 chromosome 2, palm_55x_up_171113_PBpolish2nd_filt_p, whole genome shotgun sequence genomic DNA contains:
- the LOC103722923 gene encoding 3-ketoacyl-CoA synthase 1: protein MEVTEPSVMDREQLTAEMDFNDSSIVIKIRRRLPDFLQSVKLKYVKLGIRYTNPYAFLSVPLLALAATSLLRLDRMLTMPAQLSVDLATCLVSSAVMAVLLAAYYFQRPRPVYLIDFACYKPDDKHKISKEGFLEMTESTGSFTAESLDFQTKIAKRSGLGDETYLPPGIQARPPRLCLAEARLEAEAVMFGCLDALFKTTGIDPRRDVRILIVNCSLFNPTPSLTAMIVNHYRMREDIKSFNLGGMGCSAGLISIDLAKDLLQANPDSYAIVVSTENITLNWYFGNDRSMLLSNCIFRMGGAAVLLSNRRSDAGQAKYRLVHTVRTHKGANDGCYGCVYQREDGNGAVGVSLARELMAVAGDALKTNITTLGPLVLPLSEQLKFLTTLVARRVFRLRGVRPYIPDFRRAFEHFCVHAGGRAVLEEVQKNLGLGERDMEPSRSVLHRFGNTSSSSLWYELAYAEAKGRVASGDRVWQIGFGSGFKCNSAVWLAIRDVPPVGSAVGGRRGGGCNPWADCIDGYPVK from the coding sequence ATGGAGGTGACTGAGCCTTCTGTGATGGACCGAGAACAGCTGACCGCCGAGATGGACTTCAATGACTCGTCGATCGTCATCAAAATCCGCCGCCGCCTTCCCGACTTCCTCCAGTCGGTGAAGCTCAAGTATGTGAAGCTCGGCATTCGCTACACCAACCCCTATGCCTTCCTCTCGGTTCCTCTCCTGGCCCTGGCGGCCACCTCCTTGCTCCGGCTCGACCGCATGCTGACCATGCCGGCGCAGCTCTCTGTCGACCTCGCGACCTGCCTCGTTTCATCTGCCGTCATGGCAGTCCTCCTCGCCGCCTACTACTTCCAGCGGCCGCGCCCTGTCTACCTCATCGACTTCGCGTGCTACAAGCCGGATGACAAGCACAAGATCTCCAAGGAGGGGTTCCTCGAGATGACGGAGAGCACGGGGAGCTTCACGGCGGAGTCCCTCGACTTCCAGACCAAGATCGCCAAGCGGTCCGGGCTCGGGGACGAGACGTACCTCCCGCCGGGCATTCAGGCGCGGCCCCCCAGGCTGTGCCTGGCCGAGGCCCGCCTCGAGGCGGAGGCCGTCATGTTCGGCTGCCTCGACGCACTCTTCAAGACAACCGGCATCGACCCGCGGCGCGACGTCCGAATTCTCATCGTGAACTGCAGCCTCTTCAACCCGACCCCATCACTAACGGCCATGATCGTCAACCACTACAGGATGAGGGAGGATATCAAGAGCTTCAACCTCGGCGGAATGGGGTGCAGCGCCGGACTGATATCTATCGACCTAGCGAAAGACCTGCTGCAGGCCAACCCGGATTCGTACGCCATCGTGGTGAGCACGGAGAATATTACACTGAACTGGTACTTCGGCAACGACCGGTCGATGCTGCTGTCCAACTGTATCTTCCGCATGGGTGGCGCGGCGGTGCTGCTCTCGAACCGGAGAAGCGACGCGGGGCAGGCCAAGTACCGGCTGGTGCACACGGTGCGGACGCACAAGGGGGCCAACGACGGGTGCTATGGCTGCGTGTACCAGCGTGAGGACGGGAACGGGGCGGTCGGGGTGTCGCTGGCGAGGGAGCTGATGGCGGTGGCCGGCGACGCGTTGAAGACGAACATCACGACGCTGGGGCCCTTGGTGCTGCCGCTGTCGGAGCAGCTCAAGTTTCTGACGACGCTGGTGGCGCGGAGAGTGTTTCGGCTCAGGGGGGTCCGGCCATACATCCCAGACTTCCGGCGAGCGTTCGAGCATTTCTGCGTGCATGCCGGGGGAAGGGCGGTGCTTGAGGAGGTGCAGAAGAACTTGGGACTGGGGGAGCGGGACATGGAGCCGTCGAGGAGCGTGCTGCACCGGTTCGGGAACACGAGCAGCAGCTCCCTATGGTACGAGCTCGCGTACGCGGAGGCCAAGGGGAGGGTGGCGAGCGGCGACAGGGTGTGGCAGATTGGGTTCGGGTCAGGGTTCAAGTGCAACAGCGCGGTTTGGCTGGCGATCCGGGACGTGCCGCCGGTGGGAAGCGCCGTCGGCGGCCGCCGTGGAGGCGGGTGCAACCCTTGGGCCGACTGCATTGATGGCTACCCGGTTAAATGA